The genomic region aatattttaaatttcaaatacaAAGGAACTACgaaataattgaaattgaaatcagAACACAAATGAAGGagcaaataaatcaataaacaaagtattaaatcTCCAACAGAATGTCAATgcacacaaaagaaatacaaaataaatcaaagtctAAAGAGCATAGGCTgctgataaaaataaaacagccgCATTGACGCAGCAGCGGTATTCTGACAGCAGAGGAACACTAACACAGTGCGGCCAGACCCgtatataaaatgtgtgtgtcaCCGCCCAGCAATCAGTGGAACAGGAGGGGTGAGGAACCACTTAGGTAAAGTTAGAAATATATTCACAGGTTCAGCTTTTCATTCAGTAACATGTTGTAGTGTCATCAAACTCACAGCACACATAGTTGAACTCTTCTTGATTAACTATGTGTgctctgagaaaaaaaataaactaaaaaaaaaaactactacatGTTATAAGACAgttattgcatattttagtacttatttaatgaaaaaaagtcactaaaatgttataaaagcacatttgttgAAACGAAGTGTTGTATTATAATCATGAAGAGTTAATCTATGTGTGCTGTGAGTTTGATTACACTACAACATGTAATAGTACAgttattgcatattttagtacttatttaatgaaaaaatcactaaaattacatgaatatttattaaaaactaagTGTTGTAGTATAATCAAGAAAAGTTCAACTatgtgtgctgtaagttttatgACACTACCACTTTCCTTTGTGAAgttattggtttttattttttgtacctttttccGGTGTTGTAATTTGCAGACGGTCCCTGCTTATTCCAGCCACAGTCGGCTCCGCGTAGAGGCCAATATAAATGACCAAGAGCGGAGAACGGCTCGTTTTGAGGAAAATCCGCTTGTAGCGTTCAGTCCACCTTGCTGTGATTGCAACGAGGTCTCGGTTTTGTAAAAGCAATGTTCCGTTGATGAGTTATTGGTCCAGAAaagctgaatctgtgaatattttTATAACTTTATCTAAGTCTACAGTCGCATCTTCGACATTaacacaaaaagtaaaaaaaaagacatttacaacacggccATAGTGTACATCCGGGCATTTTTTTGCTCATTATTGGAACGCAATGACGTACTGGTTATTACGTCAGATTTAGTgcgtgtgtacacacacacgcactaagtctgacgtcataaCCAGTACGTAATTGCGTGTAATGTGTACATTATTGGAACGCAACGACGTACTGGTTATGACGTCAGACTTCGTGCGTGTAGTTCACAGTACACGGTGTCGAAACACATAGTGAAAGTTCTCTCTGACACTACAACTTCTCTCCAAAGCCtgagcatttaaaaagaaagataaacaaTGGTAAGACAGGATTTCATTGTCTTCATCTGCTTTATATTCATAATTGAACAAATGATTAGATTTTGCAATAAACAAATTAGCATATGACCAACTGATGTCATCATTAAGTGGTGCCAGGATCCTGATATATTGTTTTCTCTCTGCAGCGTGAGATTATTTCTATTCATGTGGGCCAAGCTGGAGTCCAGATCGGTAATTCCTGCTGGGAACTTTTCTGTCTGGAGCATGGGATTCAGCCAAACGGACAGGTGCTTTCAAACCAGGAATCTGGAGGAGGAGACGACTCCTTCAACACCTTCTTCAGTGAAACTGGGACAGGGAAACGTGTCCCCAGAGCGCTTTATGTAGACCTGGAGCCTACTGTCATCGGTTTGTAATCATATCATTACTCATTATTATATGATTATATCAGAACTATGACTAACAAACTTAGAACTATACACAGAATACTTCTTTATACTGGAATCACTGTGAACACAttatcatttcttttaaatatcaagacaaaacaatgcaattctgtgatACAACAAacccattgaaaaaatatacaacctattttaaaatttaaaattacaataatacaatataacacttacaggtatagtgcaaatgtctcaaggaaacaataacaacaatggtgcaaaaatccaaaaacaatgtaaaacagtgcaatcaaaagttaaaatacagtatatacagtttcagttactttcctgtttgattttaggttttgtgttactgactaatcaaatcaaagaacacaatgtgcaaacaacataatataattactgtatatagaatagaacaagaattagaataaaataaatagaaatatgagCAGAAGATTAACATATAAAGTTACAGATTTTTagtattaatattcaattaggagaaaacatgtacagtgattgtaaagggtgtgtttcacgttcattaaacctttttaaattatcatttaaaaaaaaaagaaatgtggtgCTATTTGGCCCCcttccagcagatggcgccctgGGCCTGTGACTAAACGTCAGGAAAACTGCACCAATTAaataagtcatgtttttttttaaaaaaaaacgtctatGGATTGAAGATTATTCTGAATTGTGTATTTCATTAGAATATTTTGAAACTACATAACTTTACTGCTTTGATTTTCTCTATAGACGAAGTGCGAACAGGAACGTACCGTCAGCTGTTTCATCCAGATCACCTTATCACAGGAAAAGAGGATGCTGCCAACAACTATGCCCGAGGACACTACACCATTGGGAAAGAGATCATAGAACTTGTTATGGATAGGACTCGTAAAATGGTACATCTAAAAGAAATGAAAGTTGCAGGAAATAAAACCTAATCTTAAAACTAATAAggattttattgcttttttttttacaggcggATCAGTGCACTGGCCTGCAGGGATTTCTCATCTACCACTCCTTTGGTGGAGGCACTGGCTCTGGTTTCACCTCCTTGCTGATGGAGAGGCTCTCTGTTGACTATGGTAAAAAGGCCAAGCTTGAGTTTGCTATCTACCCATCACCCCAGATTTCCACTGCTGTAGTTGAGCCTTACAACTCCATCCTGACCACCCACACCACCTTGGAGCACTCAGACTGTGCCTTCATGGTGGACAACGAGGCCATCTACGACATCTGCCAGAGGAACCTTGATATTGTGCACCCTTCATACCCTAATCTTAACCGTCTCATGAGCCAGACCATCTCATCAATCACATCTTCTCTTCGTTTTGATGGAGCTCTGAATGTTGATCTGACAGAGTTTCAGACCAACTTGGTGCCTTACCCTCGTATCCACTTCCCAATGGCCACCTATGCCCCGGTCATCTCTGCTGAGAAAGCCTACCATGAGCAGCTGTCTGTGTCTGAAATCACAAACGCCTGCTTCGAGCCAGCCAATCAGATGGTGAAGTGTGATCCTCGCCATGGTAAATACATGGCCTGCTGTCTGCTGTATCGAGGTGATGTGGCGCCAAAAGACGTCAACGCTGCCATTGCAGCCATTAAGACCAAACGCTCCATCCAGTTTGTGGACTGGTGCCCCACTGGCTTCAAGGTGGGCATCAACTACCAGCCTCCCTCTGTGGTTCCTGGAGGAGACCTGGCCAAAGTGCAGAGGGCCGTTTGCATGCTGAGCAACACCACTGCCATCTCTGAGGCCTGGGCCAGACTAAACCACAAGTTTGACCTCATGTACGCCAAGAGAGCCTTTGTCCACTGGTATGTTGGAGAGGGAATGGAGGAGGGAGAATTCTCAGAGGCCAGAGAGGACATGGCTGCCCTGGAGAAAGATTATGAAGAAGTTGGCGCTGATAGTGTGGAAGATGAGGGAGAGGAAGGAGAAGAATATTAAAGGGCTTGATGTAACTGCACACCCCAAAAGTTTGTCATCAGTCATTGTTCCACCAACTGTTTGCTCTGAAGTgataaactaataaaatgaaaaataaaaaaagtaaaaaaaagacatttacaacacggccATAGTGTACATCCGGGCATTTTTTTGCTCATTATTGGAACGCAATGACGTACTTTGGTACAAAGTAATTtggtacaattacaagttacctgttaaaaaaatagaatcagtaacttactctaagtatcactatattaaagtaatgtaactgattacttttggattacttcaacaccaaacatgcaaataaagacagaaaatgatagaatacgtgtaacctgctcactgtattattttagacaGACATAAAATCACCTTCTATAGTCACACTGTATTAAAGggaatgttttagtttaacatAGACTGGGAGAAACCAcaatagtttaaataaataaggttaTCAATCAATTTACTCATTAATTATGAAAAACTCAGTTTATTCATTGACCTAGACCACAGTCCATACAATAACatgattattgtattgtataaaataaatgttattgttacagctttgtaatatatgtaaaaaataaaagcaccaccTGAAAGTGGTGTCAGATAGTTCTATATTTATAGTTACAAAGATTATATACACAACATagcaacaattattattaacatgCTCCAATGTTAACTATAACTTATTTTGTCTACACTGGTGTCAGCATGTACAAcaactgtgtttgtgtttattattcaaatggtaaatgtacttgatttatatagagctttatccctacaatgaaattctcaaagcactttacatatcagctcattcacccattcacactcacattcacacaaaaaagggacaaaacCGACTAAACCTCATCAAACCAACCAAGTCCCCATTATTCACAGAATGAACAAAGAGCTGTGCAAAAGgctcaatatttaacatttaataactcagcttcatttattaatataagtgttttatataacaaaaacaaatctacaacaacacctttattattaacaaaaacacatgtctGTTAATTGTAACATTTGAGCATCATGAGGTACATTTAACAAACACTAAAGAACTAATCAAATGTAATGGTAAGTGCTTCTTTTGTTTAGCTAAGCAGACATTAAATTGCTGTTTTCATGGTACAAATCCCTTTTTGTTCGTTCAAGTTCAAGTTCAAGTTCAAggttctttattgtcaaatatgcaccatgttaaacatacagcacagatgaaattgcaatccccccccaacccccagtgcaaacctgcagtgcataaaaagagcacttaaaacacaaaaacacacaacaaacacacaaaaaaacaactagcaatactatacaacaaataacaacTAAAGACATTCGGACAACAAATAACGAACAACAGACAATCGACAGACAAGGCACTTGTGAGTGTTCCACTATGAGGTAGAATGTGttgaatgttattttgtgtgctctTACACCTTACTATTGTTTGTGGCCGTGGTTGATGAGTATCAGCTGTTGTAATCAGTTGCTGGGTGTGGTAATCAATAAATGACTGCCtgccacttctctctgagtgtGTTGGTGCATGGCAGTCAAACCAAAGACTAGCTGTGTGATTCCTTTCCTCTGTCATGTTCCTCTGCCGGCGCTCCTATCTTTAAGATGGCAACTTCAACAGGTTATGGGCCCAGGAAAGATGTTGGATGTCGATGGAGTCGTTTGTGTTTCGACGGAGATGAGAAAAATTATGAACTTTGGGAAACTAAGTTTCTGGCACACCTGCGTCTACTTAGTCTAAAGAGCACCATCATCAATGAAGCACCCAGTGATGATGAGGAAGGTGCAGAGGCCGACGCTGAGAAAAATGAAGACGCTTATGCAGAGCTGATTCAAGTATTGGATGATAAAAGCCTGTCACTTGTAATGAGGGACGCAACAGATGATGGCAGAAAGGCGCTAAAGATTCTAAGGGAACACTATGCTGGTAAGGGGAAACCCCGAGTGATCAGCTTATACACTGAGTTAACATCCCTTCAGAAAGCTGTTAATGAGAGCGTCACGGACTACGTCATCCGGGCAGAGAAAGCGATTACGTCACTGAGACATGCAGGAGAGACTTTTAGTGATGACTTGTTGATCGCTATGATTTTGAAAGGTCTGCCGGAACAATTTAAGCCCTTCTCTATCCACATAACCCAGAGTGATGAGAAGTTGACTTTCGTTGAGTTTAAGGCCAAACTCCGCAGCTATGAGAGCACTGAAAGGTTCAATGCTGTTGATTcagacagtgacagcgtgatgAAAGCCAGAGGAAAAGAAAGCTGGAGCATGAAACTGACCTGTTATACCTGCGGCCAGAGGGGGCATAAAGCTGCAGAGTGTACTGCTACAACTGGAGAGCGCAGGGAACAGAGACAGTGGTGCCGTCTCTGCAAGAGCTCCACACACAAGGATGTCAACTGCAGGCGGAGAAAGCGCGACAAGGTGCAGCGGGCGGTGGATGAAGAGGACCACACGTTCGTCTTCAAAATCGGTCACGTAAATGAAGTCCAGGTTGGAAGAGTGAATGAGAAAGGCCTCATGGTGGACACCGGAGCAACCTCACACATCATCAGGAACATCACTCAATTCAAAGACTTTGATGAAAGTTTTGAACCACACAAGCATGTTCTGGAGCTGGCTGATGGAGAGAGGACCAGCGGCATCGCGCTGAAGAAAGGTACGGCCAGAGTTCGCCAGAGACAATAAAGGTCGTGTGATGGACGCTATGCTGAGTGGGGCGCTGTACGTCCCATCCTTTCCACAGGACATCTTCTCAGTGAAGGCGGCGACTTCCCATGGAGCAACTGTAGTCTTCAAAGAAGGTCAGAACAGACTGATTCATAAAGATGGTGTGacatttgaaattcaggtgCTGGATagactgttttatttatgtacagTGACAGAGGATGCCGATGAATGTAATGGATGCTATGACGTTCAAACATGGCACAAAATCCTAGGACATTGTAACTATGAGGATGTCTTAAAGTTGGAAGCGGTCACAGTAGGGAtgaaaatcaaaagtaaaactgTAACACCTAACCTATGTGAAGTGTGCACCCAGGGTAAATTTGTTCAAAGCAGGAATAGAGAGGCAGGAGAAAAATCTAAGTTTTCCCTTGATCTGGTACACACAGATTTATGTGGACCAATTGAGCCAATAGCAAAAGACGGTTTCAAGTATATATTGGCATTTACTGATGACTATTCAGGTGCAATATTTACATACTTCTTAAAAGCTAAGAGTGACACAGTCAGAGGTACAGAGAAGTTTATTGCTGATGTGGCACCGtatggtaaaataaaatgtattcgtTCTGATAATGGGACAGAGTTTACATCCAGAGAATACCAATCACTGCTTAGTAAAAATACTATAAGACATGAAACTTCTTCTCCCTATTCACCACATCAGAATGGCACAGCAGAGAGAAGCTGGAGAACTTTGATTGAAATGGCAAGATGTATGATAATTGAGAGTTGCCTACCAAAAATGTTGTGGACCTATGCAGTTCAGGCAGCAGCTATAATTCGCAACAGGTGTTATAACAGACGCATAGGACAGACCCCATATTTCTTGCTAACGGGAAAAAAGCCTGATCtttcaaaaatgcaaaaatttggCTCAGAATGCTATGCTTacaaacaaaaggaaaagaagTTGGACTCTCGATGTGATAAGGGGATTTTTGTGGGTTATGATAAAAACAGCCCTGCGTATCTAGTTTTTTATCCAGATTCAGGGAGAGTTGTCAAAAACAGATTGGtgaaatttattaaaaagagtGTCACTGATTGCCAAACTCAGActgatgaattaataaatgactATGTTTTGCGTAAGGGTACTGAAACTCATCTATCACAAATGGAAAAGTTAATTCCCCGAGAAACAGGAGTAGGTGAGCGTGACCCAAGCACCGCTACAGGTGAAAAGGAAGATGAGAGCAGGCGTTATCCAAAGAGGGAGAGGAGACCCCCTCAGTATCTGAGAGATTATGAGTGTGAGATAAAATGCGATGATAACCTTATACTCACCAGTATTGATTACTGTTACAGAGTTGCTTGTGATACACCTCAAACGCTAAAGGAGGCTATGAGCTCACCAGAATCAGACCAGTGGTCCCAGGCTATGCAGGAGGAGATGAATTCTCTGAGGGAGAATGATACCTTTACCCTAACTACATTGCCAGAAGGTAAAAATGCAGTGGGGGGCAGATGGGTTtacacatttaaagaaaatccagttaaagtgctatataaagcCAGATATGTGGCAAAAGGCTATAGTCAAGTAGCAGGGATTGATTATGATGAAACATTCTCTCCTACTGCTGATATGACATCAGTACGCAGTTTAATACAGATTGCAGCTCAATATGGTTTAGAACTGGATCAAATGGATGTAAAAACGGCATATCTGCATGCTCCCATTGACTGTGAGATATATATGGAACAACCAGAAGGTTTTGAAGTAGAGTCAAAAATGGGGGAGAAGCTTGTCTGTAAGCTTAACAAATCACTTTATGGTTTAAAACAGTCGGGACGAAATtggaataaaatgttaaatgattttttgatccaaaacaattttattcaaaattcagCTGACCATTGTGTTTACAGCAAACAAACTGAAAGTGAGAAAATAATACTGATAATATGGGTTGATGACCTTATTATTGCAGCAAGTGACAGCAAAGTacttaaaagacttaaaaaaaaaaaaaaaaaaaaaaaaagagaaaaattaagAGCAAGTGGGGGTGttgaatgttattttgtgtgctctTACACCTTACTATTGTTTGTGGCCGTGGTTGATGAGTATCAGCTGTTGTAATCAGTTGCTGGGTGTGGTAATCAATAAATGACTGCCtgccacttctctctgagtgtGTTGGTGCATGGCAGTCAAACCAAAGACTAGCTGTGTGATTCCTTTCCTCTGTCATGTTCCTCTGCCGGCGCTCCTATCTTTAAGATGGCAACTTCAACAGAATGTTAGAGTTAGTAACAAGTATTTCAAATTGATTCAGTGAAAGGTATCAGGagttaaatgaaaacattttacaaacaacaaaaacatttggtgTTTCTGTATGTGAGACCATATAACAGTTTAAATGTACGTCTAAAGGAAGGTAcaaacatgtttcagttaaaaaagagctttaaaaactagtgttgtggtggtcaagaccggtcttggtctcgagaccaaattttaaaggtcttggtcttgtcttggactctcAAGCATCTTGACTCAGTcctgtctcggactcgggctgcccggactcgggattttccgtcaagaccgttcgagaccagctctaattcctgctatttttcaacttttttataatgtgataataacacggagaagaacggaataaaacaatcctttattcattatttaatccaccccatataatgaccacaaccttccttaatgtgactgagtgacgtgtgtgacacactcatacgtgtgtgtggctacggtgtcagtttggaccgcggagcgcaagggagatatgaactaatcaccggtaaaaatcccagtaaaactccagaaaacaatcaccatgaataaatattatctccctggtaaagacagtagctttaataactggtaaaatgataaactgatgatattacagcctgtgaaggctggataggggacgcacttactctgcttctgggtcctagtgccagccgacggtgaagcctgtttcgtttaccgtgtgtactgaggtccgtgtgtgtttaataagtccgtgtgaaagtctgcatgtttatgcctctgtccatccactcttttcattatatccatgtcttttaaggctttattacataatgtcggctgtcgtccgggccgccgccatcttggtttatgtcgtcaccagcgcgtcatcgtcgcagagttgcactagcacagaatgagccaaataactgtaaagaggtcttatattagtctattttctttttaaagtggtgtttttttgtgtctttagactccaattacatttatgtatataatatgttccctacaatataaacaggttcacaatataattattttttctagtttctgtttccactgtatccagaataataataattctcaacaagaactattgattgatttgtcacatgactgttccagggtttgagtttgttttatttagtttcacatctacctgtagctctttgttttttagactgatgacaacttgtttgtagttttatttcagaaagtttcacttttacagttacagttggaaacctttgttaattgaatatcctagttacattacagcaaccaaattaaactatatcaactaagtgaattaataaaaatggcctgtgtaaaggctttttcaaactaaaaaaatatcttgtgaaatctgtgacctgttgacctgcacagctcaaagaatcagaatcaagaatcattatttcttggcagaaatactttaaaacacttgctgtacattcagctgacataaaaatattgttttcaaatatgtagaataattgtgaatttatcagtagcagtagtagttttaatattttagttaattttttgcaggcaccttttttgtccgtcaaatgtatttaaaataaactaaaattaaagagagaatgttatttaactgttgaaacttgccataattttatttatttatagatttttttaaattgcagaaaaaaaatgtttatggtcttggtcttggtctcggtctcggctcccgaaagtcttggtcttgtcttggtctcggtgcattctggtctcgggcaagtcttggtcttggatagtgtggtcttgaacacaacactggtCACATGATATGAATTTCAATAGAAATACGGTAACAGGTTAAGGCTATTTTTATTACGATGCACTACTGGATctatttcacaaataaaaaaatatctatacaaaaacccaaaatgtattcactatttttggaaaatgttggtttttattttattgtctgaAACCACAGCACATATCGGTTTTTCAATAtcggtgagaaaaaaaaaagatactaaTGTCAAACGTGATTATATTTTGTTGCTAATATCAGCCGATAATATCGGTGGGCTAATTATATTGGCCATCTATAGTTGACATGGATTGCTGACCATTTGGCACATGTGGATgaaaaacagagagagagaataaagtATGGAAAACAGAGGCTACATTTACACACCAGAAATAAGAAAACTGAACGAGGATCattttgcatttaaattaaagctAAATTTGTTCAATGCAAAGTGTTCCTATGACGTCCATATGCTCCTATCTGCAGGCCTCAACATCAAAACAGCTGTATCACCATGGATACGATGCATTAATTACCTGTGACTGATGTGAGGAGCAATGATTAGAGTTATCAACAATGAGCATCGTGACTGAGGATAAGCAGGTTGGAGAAGTGAAGCGAACCCTGAATCTC from Gouania willdenowi unplaced genomic scaffold, fGouWil2.1 scaffold_212_arrow_ctg1, whole genome shotgun sequence harbors:
- the LOC114458917 gene encoding tubulin alpha chain-like — its product is MREIISIHVGQAGVQIGNSCWELFCLEHGIQPNGQVLSNQESGGGDDSFNTFFSETGTGKRVPRALYVDLEPTVIDEVRTGTYRQLFHPDHLITGKEDAANNYARGHYTIGKEIIELVMDRTRKMADQCTGLQGFLIYHSFGGGTGSGFTSLLMERLSVDYGKKAKLEFAIYPSPQISTAVVEPYNSILTTHTTLEHSDCAFMVDNEAIYDICQRNLDIVHPSYPNLNRLMSQTISSITSSLRFDGALNVDLTEFQTNLVPYPRIHFPMATYAPVISAEKAYHEQLSVSEITNACFEPANQMVKCDPRHGKYMACCLLYRGDVAPKDVNAAIAAIKTKRSIQFVDWCPTGFKVGINYQPPSVVPGGDLAKVQRAVCMLSNTTAISEAWARLNHKFDLMYAKRAFVHWYVGEGMEEGEFSEAREDMAALEKDYEEVGADSVEDEGEEGEEY